A single window of Gadus morhua chromosome 22, gadMor3.0, whole genome shotgun sequence DNA harbors:
- the mturn gene encoding maturin, with translation MEFKQLVEAAEKWCSSNPFDLIFAEEDDERRLDFYAEPGISFYVLCPDNLTGGTDNFHVWSESEDCLPFLQLAQDYISSCGKKTLLEVLEKVFTSFRPLLGLPDIDDDSFEHYHADVEGEPGADHQQMGVSQQ, from the exons ATGGAGTTTAAGCAGTTGGTGGAGGCGGCGGAGAAATGGTGCTCGAGTAACCCTTTCGACCTCATCTTCgcggaggaggacgacgaaaGGCGGTTGGACTTTTACGCAGAGCCGGGGATCTCCTTCTACGTGCTCTGCCCCGATAATTTGACTGGTGGCACCGACAATTTC catgtatggagtgagagtgaggacTGCCTTCCCTTCCTCCAGTTGGCCCAGGACTATATCTCCTCCTGTGGGAAGAAAACACTGCTGGAAGTTCTGGAAAAGGTCTTCACTTCCTTCAGACCC CTGTTGGGGCTCCCAGACATAGACGACGACAGTTTTGAGCATTACCACGCAGATGTGGAAGGGGAACCAGGGGCCGACCACCAGCAGATGGGAGTGAGCCAGCAGTGA